In Tenebrio molitor chromosome 1, icTenMoli1.1, whole genome shotgun sequence, the sequence ctttaaaatttaatttcatactgtccggtagatgttcgatTACATTATCAAGCATTAAGCATTAAAAATTGGTAAAATAGGCAGGGAAAAAGGCATTAAAAATTCGAAGATAAACATTGACAATTAAATGTTGCTATAAGTATTATTGTTTCAGTGATTCACTGtacattatagaaaaaaaaacatcatttacaacaatcaaatacattttctcaaaattcactgatttttgacagatcttacaaaaaaacaacacgaAAGCATCACTTGAAAAAATAAGGCTTCTAAAGTTCcgcacaaatttatttaatttgttggTAACTTTCGACATTATGACAGAAACGATTCTTactgtaaaaaatttgaaagtgaaCGAATATCACAGAAAGAAAGTAATTTCCAGGTAAGGTAAGTTACATTGTGGATTATAGGAAAACTCGAGTCAGGTAATGTAGATACCGTAATGGGATGGGATTTTCTATGAACTGTAGGTAAAGTTAGTTCGTTGCTGCTATGTATtccatgaaaaacaaaatttatgtcaaaattggcAGTTATATAAGCCAAATGGGCTTTTTTTAGGAAATGATccatttgagtccggtaggtgagttaCAACAGGGAAGCAATACTTATccctgttttatttttataaatcaaatcttacagtgaaaagttaaaaagtcaaaaaatattcggtCATTGTTGTAACCGGTGTTTGTAAATTTCTCTGATGGTTAAACTAGGTACTGATAAGACATGGAAAATTTCTCCGATGGTCAAATTAGCCCCTAATTAGGCATGGTAAATTTCTCCGCCGGATTATGAAAGCATCACGTCCGACCGATCGACTACCCCACATAATCGTAGAATATTATCGATTCATGATGAATGTGGATGAGGGGcggctgtgatttatttttatcatcttGGATAAACTGacacaattttgttattttttcttgtcagAAATATAACATGTTTGTTCCGACATTGAAATTTGAACaatgttgtctaatttaatttgattaaatttttttgtttgtttgttagaGTATATATTAAGGTACAGTCgccagcaataaattttgttcgtcaatgtcatttcaaaatttggttagattgtcacaaatttaaaaaaattccccgTCTGATTATACTCACGTCaataaagtgtcaaaaaattgagaaaaaaaattcaattattaatgtatcacaatagagcattttctattgcgtcaaagaatgacattgacgactaAGATTTATTGCTCGCAACTGTACTTACCATTTggttaaaacaaattataagaaaTCAATTTgtgatagaaaaaataaatacatgccTACTCGTGTGTCAAAATAATAAGCGCCTACTGAAGAGTTAATCCTCTCAGGTACCGAACAGACCACCGGAGCAATTTGCCACTTTCCAGAAAGGCTAGGGTTAATCCTTCAGAGCAATTTACATGTTTGAGGGTTGAAATCGGAGGAATTTACGTCTGCCCGTTGTAACATAACATATTTAGCCGTGACAACCAAAAACAAGATAGTGGAACGTATTGATatgaaaatacagggtgtgtctgaaataagtacattaattttaactggtaatagaactcatcaaaaggaacaacttttctctctgccattttggcgaaaaacgttgcgtagtggcttaaaaaaataggaaagattttcctaaaaccgttcatatctccaaaactaagctacctaaaaacgtgaaacaaccagattcttacgaagtggattttttgctatacgggtagatttctttgaatttcgatttctgcgttaaaacacgttttctggatgaaaatggacgtttttttcatattagcgctgatctcaattagccattgcagtatttagtggcgtagggctattttagtgaaaaatctctccaatttttttttggaattaaacatcgtttttcggcaaaatggtagatagaaaagttgttccttttgacgagttctattaccagttaaaattaatgtacttatttctgttacgcGTTGTacctatgtaacctgtgtttcaaccTGTGTTTATTGGTGGAGTTCCAGTatcgacatacgatttcggattcatggatagcttgattacaaattaatttgatcgctctttataagatcacaaaattccaaatatatAATTCTTCTGGGAAGTTTTCCTGATCTGCCGTGTCCAAATTACCTGCCACCTGGCTGTTTCGGCTAGCTAAAGGATCATTATTGGACGACACCGTTATTCATCCCCGTTTCAGGTACAATCTTGAATATAAATATGCTGTGtttgtttatacatatttctatttattttgactGCGTCCTAGTGACTAGAAGTTGAGTTATTATCCGAGTGCGTTTTAAAAATGGGTGTCCATGGCAAGAATAAGATTTCTACAAAcggttaccagaaaagtataAAACGTAGAATGAAGGCAATACGTAATAAGAGGTaaatataatgaatataattTCTTTCTCAATTTTACTCTGTCTTACTTTTCGCAACTGTACGACACTTGCAATCTGCAGCTATGTTACTcgtatttattacaattatgTTATTGTTACATGTTATTCTTATGCTTTTTTAGATCAaacagtacttttcaattgtttcattgccaacagactcagtcattgttgatcacgctgtacaaagacaaaagcaaataagaattagttaattactttaatttaagcagtaaaaaaacgtaacagtgcttttgaaatcaacaATGCCGAAACGgacaacaaaactaaaaaattataatcaagGTTCGCGCAGGGCAAGCAACAATATCATATGCGTACACACCGTactgtcactatttacaaaacataattacagagccaaaaataatgtatatttatttaattatgaaaataaactgatttataatttcaaaatttttattttcttacttataaatttaaatcatattCTGGGGAATCCGACGGAAATTTCGTAAAGCGGCTCGGGATTTAGAAACAGGGCAGAGTAGCAGGTAGTCTCCTTTGGGCGAAGTGCTCCTCTTCACACTAGGAGGTAACAAATACTAATCCCCTCATTATTAGCACTGCATGGTAGTGCCTGTCGTAAAACGGTCAGCAGGTGTTGTATGGTTGGTTGTATAGTTACGAAATAGATATTTTCGTTGGGTGATGGGCACCcttaactggtaatagtaaCAGTTATAGGAGTTATAAAGGCTCAGACtcagatatttttattttagaaataatAGCACGTTACTTTACAATGAAGCCTtcaaaagtaataaataatcacCTAAGCCTAGCAAGTTAATATACAAAACACGCTAAAGTGGATTTGGATCCGCGATTCTTCCCACACTTGGACGTCATTTGTTGAATCTGAACTTCAGATCTGGACTTGGAGTCTGAACATATCTGCTGAGCCGCCTCTCGACTTCAGGATCAAAAGCATAATTCAGATTGCCTGGGACAGGACCGAGAACACTGGACGAGCTAAGTATATCATTCTGAAaccaaaacaattaaaaatcaaatgattAAGTAAGTGTTAAGTCTAACGCTAGGCAGAGCGTAAGTGTGTCTTCTAACTGGTATCTCGTTAATCCGGAAGTTTCTGGCTTCATCTGGGAAGTTTCTAGGGTTCACTACCGACCTAAAAAAAGCTTCAATTAACTACACCGAAAAGGAACAAAAATCAACTTGCCTTGGAGAACAAGTGCTGAATCCATCATCGTCCATCACCGGATTCACTTTGTACTAAAAGACGACGTTGTGTCAaaataactttcaaaatcTAGACTTACGTATATCATGTCGAGAGAAATCTTGATGATGATCCCGGTGAGAATCGCGTTGATAATCCACAAGACGAACCCTCTGGCGGCGAGCACCATTACTATACCGTAGCCTATGGTAGAGTAAGTGTACGCCAGTCTTATTACCACATCTTCAGTCTACAAAAAGATCGGTTCAGTTTAGGAAGCGTTTCGTCAAAAGTACTACTTCTAAGTAGTGGTCCAGGACGGTGTTGTAGTCGGCGCCGAGACACGAACAAAACACCAGGTCCACAATACTTGTGGCTAGGGCGATACCTGCCCAAACACCCAACGCAATCCCAAGTTTTTTAACGCCGAAGTTGTTCCTGTGGGctggaacaataaaaatcagTCGAGAGATCGTAAAGAACCAATCGGCTGCCGGGTTTCAGACGGACCGGCTTGCGATTGGTGCGTGGGCGGTACCTGCGAAGACGTAGGCGGAGACGCCTGTCCAGGCAACGCTGAGGAAGAAGTAGATGAACATGACGGCGAAAAATCCGCCCGGCTGGACATACATCCCTGTCGAAGGAGCATTTTCTGGAAAATAAGGATTCTGAGTGGACTTGTTCGGAGCTAGTGTGTACTACGTACTTTTGATGAATGTGTAGTACAAGtaagttttcaaaatgtcCTGGTAGGGATCCAgatatgttattttttcgtCGTGACTCGCTGACAAGTGCCAGACGATTGCTATGAGTGAGAGAATGCTCCAGATTATTCCCTGGACCTGAAAGCAGAAAGTTCAGGATTGGAGGACCGTCAGGAAAGCTGCTGCGCCGATTTTTCGTccgaaataattatttccGAATGATCACAATTTCGCGCTCACAAACTCGACAGTTTGTGATTTGATCGCAAATCTTTTTTCACACTATTGCTGCTGGAATTTGTTGACATATTTATAAATGACGCTTTGCTACAAAAATTCATCGAATGGTGAACAGTTTGAtaagaatttaattattgcAGTGTTTCAAATTTAACTTATCTTAAATCTAGAAGCGATACAATCGCGTTTACATGATTTAACAACGTaactttatatttttaaacaaatgctGCTAAACAATGTATAACAATTTAACAATCAGATTATAGATTctcagaaaaattaaaacgcttacttatttttttgttatctcCATATCTTTTACTAAATCAGTTTGTCGTAAAAACgtgttttgttttacaaaaatgaatttgaaaaaaatagtgcAGTACCTGCTTAGAAACAGCAGgaactaaaaaatttaacgtttTGGGCGTGGCGACATGAAACAACGCCCATCAAAGAACGTCCCGTTTAGGGCGTGCCTAGAGCAGCCATTCATAAAACGTAGAAATAGTGCAGAATCTGGTTAGAAATAGGAGGAAACAGATTTAACGTTTTGGGCGTGGTGACGTGAAACAACGCCCATCAAAGAACGTCCCGTTTAGGGCGTGCCTAGAGAGCCATTCGTAAAACGTAGAAATAGTGCAGACTCTCGTTATAAATAGGaggaaagaaaatatttaacaatttgGGCGTGGTGACGTGAAGCAACGCCCATCAAAGAACGTTCCGCTCAGGGCGTACCCAGAGGCACCATTTCGTAAAGAAATCACATTTAAAAGATCCAGTTATCTCAAGGGTAAAATACTTGATGCAtgttttgcactaaaaatactTGTTGACgtaatcaattaaaaaattgaactgATAAAAAGCATCATTTACTTTTTAGATTTTGATACCTAAATCTAAATGAATTAAAGCAGTTTTAAATTTCTTGTTATCGcattgtttttgataaattgcaaaaactaCCTATCTTACTGTtatcaatgttaaaaaaataatttctctaTATGCATGTccaaaaaaatagaaatgtaatcaacataaaatatgtaagtatTAGCAATCACcaatgacatttttgtagTTCTTGGTTACCTAATATGCAAATCcttctaattattttccattttGGGCATGTTCAGATTGCCGCATTAAATATTCTCCaaacagaaagaaaaaagaaagaattttCCTGATTTAAGAGCTAAATATGCTCGTGTTGTTGATTTCTCTGTTGGATTGAA encodes:
- the LOC138127143 gene encoding uncharacterized protein; amino-acid sequence: MPGALGTYFNLFVVRIGILLGFVQGIIWSILSLIAIVWHLSASHDEKITYLDPYQDILKTYLYYTFIKKNAPSTGMYVQPGGFFAVMFIYFFLSVAWTGVSAYVFAAHRNNFGVKKLGIALGVWAGIALATSIVDLVFCSCLGADYNTVLDHYLETEDVVIRLAYTYSTIGYGIVMVLAARGFVLWIINAILTGIIIKISLDMIYYKVNPVMDDDGFSTCSPRSVVNPRNFPDEARNFRINEIPVRRHTYALPSNDILSSSSVLGPVPGNLNYAFDPEVERRLSRYVQTPSPDLKFRFNK